From a region of the Candidatus Brocadia sp. genome:
- a CDS encoding class I SAM-dependent methyltransferase, with protein MNNRTLICRICGLQEFFRLFTLYDDRYGYPGIFPIWKCSSCGHASLQGEFSPELLCNLYSNYYPRSTFDLKHYQPYQERYGFKAWFDGAYCSAFRWVPKNVCVLDIGCGLGETLGYHQSRGCDAYGVEVDENIRRVADKFGYKIHVGLFDSNLYESNFFDYITMDQVIEHVNDPLETMRGIAKVLKPGGVAILSTPNSNGWGAKLFGRYWINWHVPYHCQFFSVNSMKLVAEQAGLSFERFKTITNTEWLYYQWVHLLTFPKMGEPSIFWSPLMNRGFKEKVLFKLVALSRLSKMNHIITRFFDALGMGDNYLFFLRKK; from the coding sequence ATGAATAATAGAACATTAATATGCCGTATTTGTGGATTACAAGAATTTTTCAGGTTGTTTACACTTTACGATGACCGTTACGGTTATCCCGGGATATTTCCGATTTGGAAGTGCAGTAGTTGTGGGCATGCATCTTTGCAAGGGGAGTTTTCTCCAGAGTTGCTGTGCAATCTTTACTCCAACTATTACCCGCGCTCAACGTTTGATCTGAAACACTACCAACCTTACCAAGAGCGCTATGGTTTTAAGGCCTGGTTTGATGGTGCGTATTGTTCCGCTTTTCGTTGGGTGCCTAAAAACGTATGTGTATTGGATATTGGTTGCGGATTAGGTGAAACCTTAGGATATCATCAATCCCGTGGTTGTGATGCCTACGGTGTCGAGGTGGATGAAAATATCCGACGTGTTGCTGATAAATTTGGATACAAAATACACGTTGGTTTGTTTGATTCAAACTTGTACGAGTCTAATTTCTTTGACTACATTACTATGGACCAGGTTATTGAACATGTCAACGATCCTCTGGAAACTATGCGTGGTATTGCTAAAGTATTAAAGCCAGGAGGCGTTGCCATTTTGAGTACTCCTAATTCCAATGGGTGGGGTGCAAAATTATTTGGTCGTTATTGGATTAACTGGCACGTACCGTATCATTGTCAATTTTTTTCTGTAAATTCGATGAAACTTGTAGCAGAACAGGCAGGATTAAGCTTTGAGCGCTTTAAGACGATTACCAACACCGAATGGCTGTATTATCAGTGGGTACATTTGTTAACATTTCCTAAAATGGGCGAGCCTTCAATATTCTGGTCGCCTCTTATGAATCGAGGTTTTAAAGAAAAGGTTTTGTTCAAATTAGTTGCGCTCTCCAGGCTCTCGAAAATGAATCATATTATCACCCGTTTTTTTGATGCACTTGGTATGGGAGATAATTACCTGTTTTTTTTGAGGAAAAAATGA